The genomic DNA GGTGCAGAACCTGGGGTCGCTCCCGTTGTACTCGTGGTTGAGGACGGTGTTGAGGTTGCCCAGGACCGCGGCCGGGGCAGGGTCGTAGACCGCGGCGGCGCGCAGGGTGTATCGGGCCAGCGAGGTGACGGCGGCAGCGGCGGCGCCCTTGCCGCACACGTCGCCAAGGAACAGCCCCCACGTGCCGTTCGCCAGAGGGAACAGGTCGTAGAAATCGCCGCCGACCTCGTCGATCGAGGCGATGTGGTAGTGCGCGGCGACGTCCAGTCCCGGCACGTTTGCCAGGGCCGGGGGCAGCAGCGTCTGCTGGAGCGTGGCGGTGAGTTGCTGCAGGCGTTCACGTTCGCGCTCGGCCTCCTGGCGGGCGCGCAGGAGTTCTTGTTCGTAGGCGCGGCGGTCGCGGGCGTCGAAGACGGTGGTGCGGATCAGCAGCGGCTGCCCGTCGCCGCCAGTCTTGACCGTGGAGGTCACCAGGACCGGCAGGCGGCTGCCGTCGGCCGCCTTCATCTCCAGTGCGATGCCTCTGATCTCGCCCTGCATGCGCAGCAGCGGCGCAAAGTGCGTCTCGTGGTAGAGGCGTCCGCCGACGGTGAGCAGGTCGGAGAACGTCCTGTGGCCCACCAGGTCGCCGCGCTCGTAGCCAAGCCAGTCCAGGAGAGTGGCGTTGACCTTGACGATCTGCCCGTCCAGCAACGTGGACAGGTACCCGCACGGGGCGTTCTCGTACAGGTCTTCGACGCTGTCCTCCAGCAGCACCGAGAACGTCTGGTCGTCGTCCGTGCGTTCTTCCGGGTCGCGGTCCTGGTCGCCGTCGGACTGGCACATCACCGCAGTGTTCCCACGAACGCGGTGATCGTCTCGGTGGTCTCCTCGGGAGCGCTGAGCTGAGGGCAGTGGCCGGTGGCATTCAGGGTGACGAGCCGGCTGTCCTTGATCTGCTCCTGCACGAAGGCGCCGACCTCGGGCGGGGCGATGGCGTCGCTGGAACACTGGGCGACCAGGGTGGGCACCGTCACCCGGGCCAGGTCGGCGCGGTTGTCGGACAGGAACGTCACACGGGCGAAGACCCGCTGAATGTCCGGGTCGGTGGCGCAGAAGCTACTGGTCAGCTCCTCGCCCAGCTCGGGACGTTCGGGGTTGCCCATAATGACCGGGGCCATGGCGCCCGACCAGCCGAGATAGTTCGCGTCCAGGGACTGGAGCAGCTCCTCGATGTCCTCGGCGCTGAAGCCGCCCCGGTAGCCGGCCGTGGGGTCGTCGATGAAGCAGGGCGAGGGGGCCAGCAGCACCAGACCCGCGAAGTACTCGGGATGCCGGGCAGCGGCCAGTACGCCCATCATCGCACTCACCGAATGCCCCACGAACGTCACCGGCCCCAGATCCAGCTCACGGCAGATCTCCAGCATGTCCTCCACGTACCCGTCCAGGCTGGAGTACCGGTCCTTGCTCCACGCCGACAGATCCGAGCGGCCTGCGCCCACGTGATCGAAGAGCACTACCGTGAAGTCACGCTCCAGCGTGGGTACCACCAGACGCCACATGTTCTGGTCGCACCCGAACCCGTGCGCCAGCATCACCACCGGCCCGTCCATCTGGCCGGACACCTTCACGTGGTTCCTGCTTCGCACGTCCATGCGACACATCCTCGCAGAGACGCAGAAGAGAGAAAGCCGCCGCCGGCAGGACGGTCCGGTGGAAGGCGACGGCGAATTCGAGGGTGGGCGTCATGGAGGTAAGGCCAGCGACGTCGAGTTCGGTGCGCAGGGTTCGGACACGGTCTTCGATGGCCGGGTTGCCGGCGTCGCGGGTGATCCGCAGAGAACGGCCTAGGAGTGACGTGCGAGGGCGATGGACAGGTCTGCGTGCCCGGGGAGCCGGTGTCAGTACGCGCCGAAGGACCAGAAGACCCCGACCTCGTCGCCGGACACGGCGATGAGGCCCAGCTCTTCGAGCAGGTCGAGGCCGTTGATGTACTCGCCTGTGATGAACCCGTGGACCTTCGTCCCCTTGAGGCCGGCCTGGACGAAGTCCCGGGCTGGGTCCGAGGCCGCGTTTCGGGCGTTCGTCCAGAATTGGGCGTCCGGGCCGTAGCGGTCCAGCAGGAACCGTGCGTCGGCCAGCAGGGCGTCGCGCTCCGGCCGGTTCCGGACGGGCCGGTCGTCGCCCCACTCCTCCGCCATGACGGCGAGCGCGGTGACGGCGCCCGCGGGCTCCAGCTCGTGCAGGCGGTCCCGGAACCCGGCGGCGGACGGCGGCTCGAAGGGGTACGTCGGCACGACGTAGCGGGCATCGTTGGTGCGGTCGGCGTCGATCCGAAGCCAGCCGCGCGGGTCCGGGACCTCGCGGTGCATCAGGGCGAGAACGTCCTCGGCCCAGTCCTCGTGCCGGCGCGGACCGGTGGCGAGGAAGACGTACGGGTCCTCCAGCAGGCGCAGGGCCGCCGCGTTCCAGGGGCTGCGGCGCCGCCGCAGCTCCGTGATGGTGCTGCCGACGCTGCGGGCGAACACGTCGGCCGGCGAGCGCGGGATGCCGGCCAGCTCGCCGTACCCCCACCGCAGGAGTTCCGTGGCCGCACCGTCCGCAGCAGCCCCGTCCAGCTCGCGCGGCGACTCGAGGACGACGGCCCGGTTTCCCCGCTGGAGTTCGCCGGCTGCCCGCCACAGGTCTTCCAGGTGGGCATCGAGGAGATCGAGGGCGATGCGGTCGTCGTCTGCCGTGCTCATGGGCCAACCCTAGGCCGCCCTGGAGCGTCTTGCCGACGACGGTAGGCGAGTTCGCCGGTGGCGCACTTGCGACGGATCAGGGCTGGTGGTCGGGGGCGAGGCCCGGCCAGATCGATGACGGCCCGGTCGTAGAGACGGTGGCCCTTGGCTCCGGCTCCGGCCGACGGCTTCCGCCAGGCCCTCCTGGGCATCTTCGCTGCCAGGGCATCGGACGGAACTTCCCCGCATCGGTGGCGACTTCCGCGGAGCGGACGACGGCGAGCACGTAGCCGACCTGGCGCTCGTCCAGCGTGGTCCGCAGGGTCACGCCGATGCCCCAGGGCGTACTCACCCACGTCGTCGTGCGCCGGTGCGGCATCCCTTCCGGCACGGCCGAGCAGGTGCTGCATGCCCTCCGGGGTTGCCTCGCCGGCGCACTTGTCGATCCTCCGGCAGTTCTGGCCGGCAGGTCCGACAGCAGCCCCAGCGCCAGGTCAGCCAACCAACCGGTGCCGGAGCTCCACCCGTGAGAACCGGCCCGCCGTCCGGCCCATCAGGGCTTCGAACGCCTCCTGCCAGCAGGCCGGGTCCACACCGTCACCAGCAGCGGCCGCCGCCAGATCGCCGGTCTCCACACACCGGTGATCAATGGTGGCCGCCGTACTCCTGCAGTGGGCCTCCCGGCTACAACGTGCTGTACGGCGGGAGCACCAGCTCGCGCTGATACCAGGTGCCCGGCTTACCACCGAGGTGGGCGGGATCGGCCGGGCCGACGGGGACGAACTCGGCTTTGGTCAGCACCTTCTGGGACGCGGTGTTCTGACGGGCCGCGGCCGCCCGCAGTGTGCGCAGCCCGTGCCGGTCCGCCGCAAGTCGGCACAGCTCTCGGACGGTCGCGGTCGCCACGCCGCGGCCGGCGACACGCTGCGCGACCCGGTAGCCGAGTTCCGCAGTGTGGTCCTCGATATCGATCAGGTTGAACCTGCCGAGTACCGAGCCGTCCTCGGCGACGAGCACGTAGAAGGCGCAGATGCCAGCCCCCTGCTCGGCCAGCAAGGCATTGAACCGGTCGGTGAACTGGTCGAAGAAGGCGTCGCCGCGGTCGGAGATCGAGGCGGCGAAGTAGGCGCGGTTCGCCAGCTCGAAGGCCAGGACCGCCGAGGTGTGGTCGACATGCAGTCGCTTCAGCTCGGGCATTGCCCGAC from Streptomyces sp. NBC_01707 includes the following:
- a CDS encoding SpoIIE family protein phosphatase, which codes for MCQSDGDQDRDPEERTDDDQTFSVLLEDSVEDLYENAPCGYLSTLLDGQIVKVNATLLDWLGYERGDLVGHRTFSDLLTVGGRLYHETHFAPLLRMQGEIRGIALEMKAADGSRLPVLVTSTVKTGGDGQPLLIRTTVFDARDRRAYEQELLRARQEAERERERLQQLTATLQQTLLPPALANVPGLDVAAHYHIASIDEVGGDFYDLFPLANGTWGLFLGDVCGKGAAAAAVTSLARYTLRAAAVYDPAPAAVLGNLNTVLNHEYNGSDPRFCTVLFGLLIPDDDQGGFRIILASGGHPPALLLRADGTADYLPTPGGQLIGVLPDAHITTTTFRLDPGDTLLLHTDGLTEAHTSICGDRYGDDALLDFAHSLAPTTAQDAISAIRELLDTLGTGVDDDTALLAVSVPHSEREERQ
- a CDS encoding alpha/beta hydrolase — its product is MDVRSRNHVKVSGQMDGPVVMLAHGFGCDQNMWRLVVPTLERDFTVVLFDHVGAGRSDLSAWSKDRYSSLDGYVEDMLEICRELDLGPVTFVGHSVSAMMGVLAAARHPEYFAGLVLLAPSPCFIDDPTAGYRGGFSAEDIEELLQSLDANYLGWSGAMAPVIMGNPERPELGEELTSSFCATDPDIQRVFARVTFLSDNRADLARVTVPTLVAQCSSDAIAPPEVGAFVQEQIKDSRLVTLNATGHCPQLSAPEETTETITAFVGTLR
- a CDS encoding GNAT family N-acetyltransferase, yielding MPELKRLHVDHTSAVLAFELANRAYFAASISDRGDAFFDQFTDRFNALLAEQGAGICAFYVLVAEDGSVLGRFNLIDIEDHTAELGYRVAQRVAGRGVATATVRELCRLAADRHGLRTLRAAAARQNTASQKVLTKAEFVPVGPADPAHLGGKPGTWYQRELVLPPYSTL